Proteins encoded in a region of the Amia ocellicauda isolate fAmiCal2 chromosome 19, fAmiCal2.hap1, whole genome shotgun sequence genome:
- the LOC136714303 gene encoding putative ferric-chelate reductase 1 isoform X4: MDSWRFVFLFLLWESSLLGVMGYPGGNVESSCSNLMPSHGANAQTSNAPYTVVANPTTFKAGDTITVTLRATSGSFKGFLLEAWEVGGSTPVGSFTSLASVSQGLTCSGIANSAVSHTSSSSKTSIQATWKAPSSGSLKDIQFSATFVQSTKTFWVAVKSGTVTYSGTSVPNPVTTAHTSTTTQKANSPVSVATVTGTVLQISNDACGINKTCFSSPSGCNPQITNGCYFMSAVALSSSIQFEISAPSNGYIAIGFSDDTQMGSDDVYICGKDANGNIQVQHAFSTGTTTPTTLPLGNVTVITSSISNGIISCSFISRNSISTQSRAVPSLLYYIMLGSGPSANGQIQMHTQTPFVSAQKIDLSAIQAVGGNAGVSDMIKAHGALMLIAWMTTGSIGMIMARYFKKIAHGQAVCGKDIWFLAHVFLMVLTVVATGIAFIIIFVEAMDWSGGAHPVLGCIVMILALVQPFGALFRCGPTHKLRIVFNVAHALNAFIIKIIAVAAIFTGLQRIDSSSNQWLAKVMGGFVGWEFLFYLLQDFNLFLKRKGRTETVMGTVNLEIIFLTLYFIGNLTFLIALLVGIGMS, encoded by the exons ATGGATAGTTGGAGATTTGTCTTCTTGTTTCTTCTCTGGGAAAGTTCCCTACTGGGTGTCATGGGTTACCCAGGGGGAAATGTTGAAAGTTCCTGCAGTAATCTGATGCCTAGCCATGGTGCTAATGCCCAGACTTCAAATGCTCCCTACACTGTAGTGGCAAATCCGACAACCTTCAAGGCAGGAGATACAATCACAG TGACTCTCCGAGCTACGTCTGGTTCATTCAAAGGATTCTTGTTAGAGGCTTGGGAAGTTGGAGGAAGCACACCTGTCGGTAGTTTCACTAGTCTAGCCTCGGTTTCTCAGGGTCTGACCTGCAGTGGGATCGCA AATTCGGCTGTTAGTCACACTTCCAGCTCTAGTAAAACGTCGATCCAAGCAACGTGGAAGGCACCATCATCTGGAAGTTTGAAAGACATTCAGTTCAG tgcaaCATTTGTTCAAAGCACTAAAACATTCTGGGTTGCTGTTAAAAGTGGAACAGTTACATACAGCGGTACCTCTGTCCCTAATCCTGTTACAACTGCACATACTTCAACCACCACACAGAAAGCAAACAGTCCTGTGTCAGTAGCTACTGTGACTGGGACAGTG TTACAGATTTCTAATGATGCTTGCGGGATCAATAAAACCTGTTTCAGCAGTCCCAGTGGTTGTAATCCACAAATCACCAATGGCTGCTACTTCATGTCTGCTGTCGCCTTGTCTTCCTCAATTCAGTTTGAAATTTCTGCTCCCTCAAATGGCTACATAGCAATTGGATTTTCAGATGATACACAGATG GGAAGTGATGATGTCTATATCTGTGGTAAGGATGCAAATGGCAACATTCAAGTTCAACATGCCTTTTCTACAGGAACGACAACGCCAACTACATTACCTCTG GGAAATGTTACTGTGATAACGTCTTCTATCAGCAATGGTATCATCAGTTGCTCGTTCATATCAAGAAACAGCATTTCAACACAGAGTCGTGCTGTGCCAAGTCTTCTGTATTACATCATGTTAGGCTCTGGACCTTCTGCTAATG GTCAGATACAAATGCATACTCAAACCCCTTTTGTCAGTGCCCAGAAAATTGATTTGTCAGCCATCCAAGCAGTAGGTGGGAATGCAGGAGTGTCGGATATGATTAAAGCCCACG GAGCACTAATGCTAATAGCCTGGATGACCACAGGAAGTATTGGCATGATCATGGCCAGGTATTTTAAGAAAATTGCACATGGGCAAGCAGTCTGTGGAAAAGATATCTGGTTTCTG GCTCATGTATTTCTGATGGTATTGACGGTTGTCGCAACTGGCATTGCATTTATCATCATTTTTGTAGAGGCAATGGACTGGAGTGGT GGTGCTCATCCAGTGCTCGGGTGTATAGTGATGATCCTCGCCTTAGTTCAGCCGTTTGGGGCTCTATTCCGTTGTGGACCGACACACAAATT GAGGATTGTTTTCAATGTGGCGCATGCTCTAAATGCCTTCATAATCAAAATTATTGCAG tgGCTGCAATATTCACTGGTCTACAGCGCATTGACAGCTCCTCAAATCAGTGGCTGGCAAAAGTAATGGGAGGTTTTGTTGGATGGGAATTCCTGTTTTACTTGCTACaggattttaatttgtttttgaagagaaaaG gacgAACAGAAACGGTCATGGGCACG GTGAATTTGGAGATCATATTTCTGACTCTGTATTTCATCGGGAACTTAACATTTTTGATTGCTCTACTTGTTGGAATTGGTATGTCATGA
- the LOC136714302 gene encoding ADAMTS-like protein 2 translates to MYCLWDARSGFILIRCAILLLGTCGEASSTNFEDSSEGREDVQSKAEEVAKWWGEWSSWSTCSRTCGGGVRSQERHCLQQRLIATQNVSTTICVGSSKQYQLCQNQPCPNNGISFKQQQCSSFNAKSFGRKHYLWVPLYPDDYINISNKPCDLQCTTTSGERQLLVPAHDGTYCRDGIYQGICIEGKCEVVGCDGKLYSSKTVDKCGVCGGDGSSCYRISGSYRKGITQLGYLFITNIPAGATDIQIIERRKTENILALSDEAGHFFFNGNTVIDNPRNFRVAGTIFKYRRPSNPFSDGFEYIIAQGPTNQGLNVMYYNLNGKMPHITYEYTVPSSPELKTAPPVMDTDLFVPEAAMENTGKGVGLQPGQDQPGPSNHFINTSVELLYDDNEINGGEEYKLGNYTTPLTSDSGPAAHIDPEGLVWELQTPLNLSDIPGVLLFKPVSKVFPNNLHDHDGATSFGSNLIHGSSSNQNGTRRPPKPLLKSLFFGILYRPGGVRRLCKNSSVYAALCLSSGSTEGQPALQNSSLSLDNNLSLETYPNSELHTGPEERLLTDLEPPLSNSTSSYIRDLINLHQVEPIQAPSTESNEFEVGSIDHDISLADMYRWKVSAYAPCSSTCTTGISTSYAMCVRYDGVEVDESYCDALTRPEPTHEFCTGKECPPRWETSRWSECSRTCGEGYQFRSVRCWKMMAPGFDSSVYDDLCEATEVPRPMARKLCKNKGCGPQWESSEWSECSARCGGKGVMRREVRCSMDTRLCNESAKPLSERQCEGPLCDRRWTVSDWGPCSGSCGEGRMKRYVVCKNSNGNVISDTQCDLDLKPLAVYPCGDKNCPSHWVEQEWEQCNATCGRGVKTRQVICAGLENGVFKEYPEQSCEQARKPEEETACFERPCSKWFTTSWSQCSKTCGSGVKVREVKCYQGEEIGHSCDSGFKPEFRQTCEVQPCPTEAPDDACQDKATANCALVLKVKLCTHWYYRKACCLSCTNKSQ, encoded by the exons ATGTACTGTCTTTGGGACGCAAGATCTGGCTTTATCCTTATCCGCTGTGCAATCCTGCTTCTCGGGACATGTGGGGAAGCATCTAGCACCAATTTTGAG GACAGTAGTGAGGGGAGAGAGGACGTCCAGAGCAAGGCTGAAGAAGTTGCCAAGTGGTGGGGGGAGTGGAGTTCGTGGTCCACCTGCTCTCGTACCTGTGGAGGTGGGGTCCGCTCCCAGGAGAGGCACTGTCTGCAACAGAG GCTAATTGCAACACAAAATGTGAGCACCACCATTTGCGTTGGGTCTTCAAAACAGTACCAGCTGTGCCAAAATCAG CCTTGCCCTAACAATGGGATCAGTTTTAAACAGCAGCAGTGTTCGTCTTTCAATGCTAAATCCTTTGGCAGGAAGCATTATCTGTGGGTGCCCCTCTATCCAG ATGACTACATCAACATATCGAACAAGCCCTGTGATCTGCAGTGCACCACCACCAGTGGAGAGCGCCAGCTGCTGGTCCCGGCACATGATGGTACCTACTGCAGGGACGGCATCTACCAGGGCATCTGCATCGAGGGCAAGTGTGAG GTGGTTGGGTGTGACGGGAAGCTGTACTCCAGTAAAACTGTAGATAAATGCGGAGTGTGTGGTGGAGATGGCAGCTCATGCTATCGCATCTCGGGATCCTACAGAAAAGGAATCACACAGTTAG GTTATCTGTTTATAACCAACATCCCTGCAGGAGCCACAGACATCCAAATCATTGAAAGAAGGAAGACAGAAAATATTTTAG CTCTCTCAGATGAGGCAGGTCACTTCTTCTTCAATGGCAACACTGTGATTGACAATCCCAGGAATTTCCGGGTGGCGGGCACCATCTTCAAGTACAGAAGGCCATCCAACCCGTTTTCTGACGGTTTTGAATACATCATTGCACAGGGACCCACAAACCAAGGTCTGAATGTCATG TACTATAACTTAAATGGGAAGATGCCTCACATCACATATGAGTACACAGTGCCCAGTTCTCCAGAGCTCAAGACCGCCCCTCCTGTGATGGACACGGACCTCTTTGTCCCAGAAGCTGCTATGGAAAACACTGGAAAGGGTGTGGGGCTGCAGCCAGGGCAGGACCAGCCAGGTCCCAGCAATCACTTCATCAATACATCAGTGGAGCTCTTGTATGATGACAATGAAATCAACGGTGGAGAGGAGTACAAGCTGGGGAATTACACCACTCCGCTAACCTCTGACAGTGGGCCAGCTGCACACATAGACCCTGAAGGGTTGGTTTGGGAGCTTCAGACGCCCCTCAACCTGTCTGATATCCCCGGTGTCCTCCTGTTCAAGCCTGTTAGCAAAGTGTTTCCAAACAATCTGCACGACCATGATGGGGCCACCAGCTTTG GTTCTAATCTGATCCATGGCAGCTCCAGCAACCAAAATGGAACTCGTAGGCCTCCTAAGCCCCTCTTGAAGAGTCTGTTTTTCGGCATCCTGTACAGGCCTGGGGGTGTGCGGAGGCTGTGCAAGAACAGTTCGGTGTACGCTGCTCTTTGTCTCAGCTCAGGGAGCACTGAGGGACAACCGGCCCTGCAGAACTCAAGCCTGTCTCTGGACAACAACCTGTCTCTGGAGACATACCCAAACTCGGAGCTCCACACAGGCCCAGAGGAAAGACTTCTGACAGATCTGGAGCCCCCCCTTTCAAACTCCACCTCCTCATACATCCGGGACCTTATCAATCTGCACCAGGTTGAGCCTATACAAGCTCCCAGCACAGAGAG CAACGAGTTTGAGGTGGGATCTATAGACCATGACATCAGCCTGGCAGACATGTACAGATGGAAGGTATCTGCGTATGCACCCTGCAGTTCAACATGTACTACAG GAATAAGCACCTCTTATGCGATGTGTGTTCGCTATGATGGAGTTGAGGTCGATGAAAGCTACTGTGATGCTTTAACGAGGCCAGAGCCCACTCACGAATTCTGCACAGGGAAGGAGTGCCCTCCAAG GTGGGAGACCAGCCGCTGGAGTGAGTGCTCCCGGACCTGTGGCGAGGGCTACCAGTTCCGCAGTGTGCGCTGCTGGAAAATGATGGCGCCAGGGTTCGACAGCTCTGTGTACGATGACCTGTGCGAGGCCACAGAGGTCCCGAGGCCCATGGCACGCAAACTCTGTAAGAATAAGGGCTGTGGCCCTCAGTGGGAGAGCTCAGAGTGGTCTGAG TGCTCGGCGCGGTGCGGTGGGAAGGGAGTCATGAGACGGGAAGTGCGCTGCTCCATGGACACGCGGCTCTGCAACGAGTCGGCCAAACCACTGAGCGAGAGGCAATGCGAGGGCCCGCTCTGCGACCGGAGGTGGACTGTGTCAGACTGGGGGCCG TGCTCGGGGTCCTGTGGGGAGGGCCGGATGAAACGATATGTGGTCTGCAAGAACAGCAATGGGAATGTGATCTCCGACACACAGTGCGATCTGGACCTCAAGCCCCTGGCTGTGTACCCCTGTGGGGATAAGAACTGCCCTTCCCACTGGGTGGAGCAGGAGTGGGAGCAG tgcaaTGCCACCTGCGGCCGGGGTGTGAAGACTCGGCAGGTGATCTGTGCCGGTCTGGAGAATGGGGTGTTTAAGGAgtacccagagcagagctgtgaaCAGGCAAGGAAACCCGAGGAGGAAACGGCCTGTTTTGAGAGGCCCTGTTCCAAGTGGTTCACTACATCTTGGTCACAG TGCAGTAAAACGTGTGGCAGTGGTGTAAAAGTGCGGGAGGTGAAATGCTACCAGGGAGAAGAGATTGGCCACAGCTGTGACTCGGGGTTTAAACCAGAGTTCAGGCAGACGTGTGAAGTCCAGCCCTGCCCGACTGAAGCCCCAG ACGATGCCTGTCAGGACAAGGCTACTGCAAACTGTGCGCTTGTTTTGAAAGTGAAGCTCTGCACACACTGGTACTACAGAAAGGCCTGCTGTCTATCCTGCACAAACAAGTCCCAGTAG
- the LOC136714303 gene encoding putative ferric-chelate reductase 1 isoform X1 has product MDSWRFVFLFLLWESSLLGVMGYPGGNVESSCSNLMPSHGANAQTSNAPYTVVANPTTFKAGDTITVTLRATSGSFKGFLLEAWEVGGSTPVGSFTSLASVSQGLTCSGIANSAVSHTSSSSKTSIQATWKAPSSGSLKDIQFSATFVQSTKTFWVAVKSGTVTYSGTSVPNPVTTAHTSTTTQKANSPVSVATVTGTVVSDTVVVILNKQLQISNDACGINKTCFSSPSGCNPQITNGCYFMSAVALSSSIQFEISAPSNGYIAIGFSDDTQMGSDDVYICGKDANGNIQVQHAFSTGTTTPTTLPLGNVTVITSSISNGIISCSFISRNSISTQSRAVPSLLYYIMLGSGPSANGQIQMHTQTPFVSAQKIDLSAIQAVGGNAGVSDMIKAHGALMLIAWMTTGSIGMIMARYFKKIAHGQAVCGKDIWFLAHVFLMVLTVVATGIAFIIIFVEAMDWSGGAHPVLGCIVMILALVQPFGALFRCGPTHKLRIVFNVAHALNAFIIKIIAVAAIFTGLQRIDSSSNQWLAKVMGGFVGWEFLFYLLQDFNLFLKRKGRTETVMGTVNLEIIFLTLYFIGNLTFLIALLVGIGMS; this is encoded by the exons ATGGATAGTTGGAGATTTGTCTTCTTGTTTCTTCTCTGGGAAAGTTCCCTACTGGGTGTCATGGGTTACCCAGGGGGAAATGTTGAAAGTTCCTGCAGTAATCTGATGCCTAGCCATGGTGCTAATGCCCAGACTTCAAATGCTCCCTACACTGTAGTGGCAAATCCGACAACCTTCAAGGCAGGAGATACAATCACAG TGACTCTCCGAGCTACGTCTGGTTCATTCAAAGGATTCTTGTTAGAGGCTTGGGAAGTTGGAGGAAGCACACCTGTCGGTAGTTTCACTAGTCTAGCCTCGGTTTCTCAGGGTCTGACCTGCAGTGGGATCGCA AATTCGGCTGTTAGTCACACTTCCAGCTCTAGTAAAACGTCGATCCAAGCAACGTGGAAGGCACCATCATCTGGAAGTTTGAAAGACATTCAGTTCAG tgcaaCATTTGTTCAAAGCACTAAAACATTCTGGGTTGCTGTTAAAAGTGGAACAGTTACATACAGCGGTACCTCTGTCCCTAATCCTGTTACAACTGCACATACTTCAACCACCACACAGAAAGCAAACAGTCCTGTGTCAGTAGCTACTGTGACTGGGACAGTGGTGAGTGACACTGTTGTTGTAATCCTGAACAAG caGTTACAGATTTCTAATGATGCTTGCGGGATCAATAAAACCTGTTTCAGCAGTCCCAGTGGTTGTAATCCACAAATCACCAATGGCTGCTACTTCATGTCTGCTGTCGCCTTGTCTTCCTCAATTCAGTTTGAAATTTCTGCTCCCTCAAATGGCTACATAGCAATTGGATTTTCAGATGATACACAGATG GGAAGTGATGATGTCTATATCTGTGGTAAGGATGCAAATGGCAACATTCAAGTTCAACATGCCTTTTCTACAGGAACGACAACGCCAACTACATTACCTCTG GGAAATGTTACTGTGATAACGTCTTCTATCAGCAATGGTATCATCAGTTGCTCGTTCATATCAAGAAACAGCATTTCAACACAGAGTCGTGCTGTGCCAAGTCTTCTGTATTACATCATGTTAGGCTCTGGACCTTCTGCTAATG GTCAGATACAAATGCATACTCAAACCCCTTTTGTCAGTGCCCAGAAAATTGATTTGTCAGCCATCCAAGCAGTAGGTGGGAATGCAGGAGTGTCGGATATGATTAAAGCCCACG GAGCACTAATGCTAATAGCCTGGATGACCACAGGAAGTATTGGCATGATCATGGCCAGGTATTTTAAGAAAATTGCACATGGGCAAGCAGTCTGTGGAAAAGATATCTGGTTTCTG GCTCATGTATTTCTGATGGTATTGACGGTTGTCGCAACTGGCATTGCATTTATCATCATTTTTGTAGAGGCAATGGACTGGAGTGGT GGTGCTCATCCAGTGCTCGGGTGTATAGTGATGATCCTCGCCTTAGTTCAGCCGTTTGGGGCTCTATTCCGTTGTGGACCGACACACAAATT GAGGATTGTTTTCAATGTGGCGCATGCTCTAAATGCCTTCATAATCAAAATTATTGCAG tgGCTGCAATATTCACTGGTCTACAGCGCATTGACAGCTCCTCAAATCAGTGGCTGGCAAAAGTAATGGGAGGTTTTGTTGGATGGGAATTCCTGTTTTACTTGCTACaggattttaatttgtttttgaagagaaaaG gacgAACAGAAACGGTCATGGGCACG GTGAATTTGGAGATCATATTTCTGACTCTGTATTTCATCGGGAACTTAACATTTTTGATTGCTCTACTTGTTGGAATTGGTATGTCATGA
- the LOC136714303 gene encoding putative ferric-chelate reductase 1 isoform X2, with translation MDSWRFVFLFLLWESSLLGVMGYPGGNVESSCSNLMPSHGANAQTSNAPYTVVANPTTFKAGDTITVTLRATSGSFKGFLLEAWEVGGSTPVGSFTSLASVSQGLTCSGIANSAVSHTSSSSKTSIQATWKAPSSGSLKDIQFSATFVQSTKTFWVAVKSGTVTYSGTSVPNPVTTAHTSTTTQKANSPVSVATVTGTVVSDTVVVILNKLQISNDACGINKTCFSSPSGCNPQITNGCYFMSAVALSSSIQFEISAPSNGYIAIGFSDDTQMGSDDVYICGKDANGNIQVQHAFSTGTTTPTTLPLGNVTVITSSISNGIISCSFISRNSISTQSRAVPSLLYYIMLGSGPSANGQIQMHTQTPFVSAQKIDLSAIQAVGGNAGVSDMIKAHGALMLIAWMTTGSIGMIMARYFKKIAHGQAVCGKDIWFLAHVFLMVLTVVATGIAFIIIFVEAMDWSGGAHPVLGCIVMILALVQPFGALFRCGPTHKLRIVFNVAHALNAFIIKIIAVAAIFTGLQRIDSSSNQWLAKVMGGFVGWEFLFYLLQDFNLFLKRKGRTETVMGTVNLEIIFLTLYFIGNLTFLIALLVGIGMS, from the exons ATGGATAGTTGGAGATTTGTCTTCTTGTTTCTTCTCTGGGAAAGTTCCCTACTGGGTGTCATGGGTTACCCAGGGGGAAATGTTGAAAGTTCCTGCAGTAATCTGATGCCTAGCCATGGTGCTAATGCCCAGACTTCAAATGCTCCCTACACTGTAGTGGCAAATCCGACAACCTTCAAGGCAGGAGATACAATCACAG TGACTCTCCGAGCTACGTCTGGTTCATTCAAAGGATTCTTGTTAGAGGCTTGGGAAGTTGGAGGAAGCACACCTGTCGGTAGTTTCACTAGTCTAGCCTCGGTTTCTCAGGGTCTGACCTGCAGTGGGATCGCA AATTCGGCTGTTAGTCACACTTCCAGCTCTAGTAAAACGTCGATCCAAGCAACGTGGAAGGCACCATCATCTGGAAGTTTGAAAGACATTCAGTTCAG tgcaaCATTTGTTCAAAGCACTAAAACATTCTGGGTTGCTGTTAAAAGTGGAACAGTTACATACAGCGGTACCTCTGTCCCTAATCCTGTTACAACTGCACATACTTCAACCACCACACAGAAAGCAAACAGTCCTGTGTCAGTAGCTACTGTGACTGGGACAGTGGTGAGTGACACTGTTGTTGTAATCCTGAACAAG TTACAGATTTCTAATGATGCTTGCGGGATCAATAAAACCTGTTTCAGCAGTCCCAGTGGTTGTAATCCACAAATCACCAATGGCTGCTACTTCATGTCTGCTGTCGCCTTGTCTTCCTCAATTCAGTTTGAAATTTCTGCTCCCTCAAATGGCTACATAGCAATTGGATTTTCAGATGATACACAGATG GGAAGTGATGATGTCTATATCTGTGGTAAGGATGCAAATGGCAACATTCAAGTTCAACATGCCTTTTCTACAGGAACGACAACGCCAACTACATTACCTCTG GGAAATGTTACTGTGATAACGTCTTCTATCAGCAATGGTATCATCAGTTGCTCGTTCATATCAAGAAACAGCATTTCAACACAGAGTCGTGCTGTGCCAAGTCTTCTGTATTACATCATGTTAGGCTCTGGACCTTCTGCTAATG GTCAGATACAAATGCATACTCAAACCCCTTTTGTCAGTGCCCAGAAAATTGATTTGTCAGCCATCCAAGCAGTAGGTGGGAATGCAGGAGTGTCGGATATGATTAAAGCCCACG GAGCACTAATGCTAATAGCCTGGATGACCACAGGAAGTATTGGCATGATCATGGCCAGGTATTTTAAGAAAATTGCACATGGGCAAGCAGTCTGTGGAAAAGATATCTGGTTTCTG GCTCATGTATTTCTGATGGTATTGACGGTTGTCGCAACTGGCATTGCATTTATCATCATTTTTGTAGAGGCAATGGACTGGAGTGGT GGTGCTCATCCAGTGCTCGGGTGTATAGTGATGATCCTCGCCTTAGTTCAGCCGTTTGGGGCTCTATTCCGTTGTGGACCGACACACAAATT GAGGATTGTTTTCAATGTGGCGCATGCTCTAAATGCCTTCATAATCAAAATTATTGCAG tgGCTGCAATATTCACTGGTCTACAGCGCATTGACAGCTCCTCAAATCAGTGGCTGGCAAAAGTAATGGGAGGTTTTGTTGGATGGGAATTCCTGTTTTACTTGCTACaggattttaatttgtttttgaagagaaaaG gacgAACAGAAACGGTCATGGGCACG GTGAATTTGGAGATCATATTTCTGACTCTGTATTTCATCGGGAACTTAACATTTTTGATTGCTCTACTTGTTGGAATTGGTATGTCATGA
- the LOC136714303 gene encoding putative ferric-chelate reductase 1 isoform X3 yields the protein MDSWRFVFLFLLWESSLLGVMGYPGGNVESSCSNLMPSHGANAQTSNAPYTVVANPTTFKAGDTITVTLRATSGSFKGFLLEAWEVGGSTPVGSFTSLASVSQGLTCSGIANSAVSHTSSSSKTSIQATWKAPSSGSLKDIQFSATFVQSTKTFWVAVKSGTVTYSGTSVPNPVTTAHTSTTTQKANSPVSVATVTGTVQLQISNDACGINKTCFSSPSGCNPQITNGCYFMSAVALSSSIQFEISAPSNGYIAIGFSDDTQMGSDDVYICGKDANGNIQVQHAFSTGTTTPTTLPLGNVTVITSSISNGIISCSFISRNSISTQSRAVPSLLYYIMLGSGPSANGQIQMHTQTPFVSAQKIDLSAIQAVGGNAGVSDMIKAHGALMLIAWMTTGSIGMIMARYFKKIAHGQAVCGKDIWFLAHVFLMVLTVVATGIAFIIIFVEAMDWSGGAHPVLGCIVMILALVQPFGALFRCGPTHKLRIVFNVAHALNAFIIKIIAVAAIFTGLQRIDSSSNQWLAKVMGGFVGWEFLFYLLQDFNLFLKRKGRTETVMGTVNLEIIFLTLYFIGNLTFLIALLVGIGMS from the exons ATGGATAGTTGGAGATTTGTCTTCTTGTTTCTTCTCTGGGAAAGTTCCCTACTGGGTGTCATGGGTTACCCAGGGGGAAATGTTGAAAGTTCCTGCAGTAATCTGATGCCTAGCCATGGTGCTAATGCCCAGACTTCAAATGCTCCCTACACTGTAGTGGCAAATCCGACAACCTTCAAGGCAGGAGATACAATCACAG TGACTCTCCGAGCTACGTCTGGTTCATTCAAAGGATTCTTGTTAGAGGCTTGGGAAGTTGGAGGAAGCACACCTGTCGGTAGTTTCACTAGTCTAGCCTCGGTTTCTCAGGGTCTGACCTGCAGTGGGATCGCA AATTCGGCTGTTAGTCACACTTCCAGCTCTAGTAAAACGTCGATCCAAGCAACGTGGAAGGCACCATCATCTGGAAGTTTGAAAGACATTCAGTTCAG tgcaaCATTTGTTCAAAGCACTAAAACATTCTGGGTTGCTGTTAAAAGTGGAACAGTTACATACAGCGGTACCTCTGTCCCTAATCCTGTTACAACTGCACATACTTCAACCACCACACAGAAAGCAAACAGTCCTGTGTCAGTAGCTACTGTGACTGGGACAGTG caGTTACAGATTTCTAATGATGCTTGCGGGATCAATAAAACCTGTTTCAGCAGTCCCAGTGGTTGTAATCCACAAATCACCAATGGCTGCTACTTCATGTCTGCTGTCGCCTTGTCTTCCTCAATTCAGTTTGAAATTTCTGCTCCCTCAAATGGCTACATAGCAATTGGATTTTCAGATGATACACAGATG GGAAGTGATGATGTCTATATCTGTGGTAAGGATGCAAATGGCAACATTCAAGTTCAACATGCCTTTTCTACAGGAACGACAACGCCAACTACATTACCTCTG GGAAATGTTACTGTGATAACGTCTTCTATCAGCAATGGTATCATCAGTTGCTCGTTCATATCAAGAAACAGCATTTCAACACAGAGTCGTGCTGTGCCAAGTCTTCTGTATTACATCATGTTAGGCTCTGGACCTTCTGCTAATG GTCAGATACAAATGCATACTCAAACCCCTTTTGTCAGTGCCCAGAAAATTGATTTGTCAGCCATCCAAGCAGTAGGTGGGAATGCAGGAGTGTCGGATATGATTAAAGCCCACG GAGCACTAATGCTAATAGCCTGGATGACCACAGGAAGTATTGGCATGATCATGGCCAGGTATTTTAAGAAAATTGCACATGGGCAAGCAGTCTGTGGAAAAGATATCTGGTTTCTG GCTCATGTATTTCTGATGGTATTGACGGTTGTCGCAACTGGCATTGCATTTATCATCATTTTTGTAGAGGCAATGGACTGGAGTGGT GGTGCTCATCCAGTGCTCGGGTGTATAGTGATGATCCTCGCCTTAGTTCAGCCGTTTGGGGCTCTATTCCGTTGTGGACCGACACACAAATT GAGGATTGTTTTCAATGTGGCGCATGCTCTAAATGCCTTCATAATCAAAATTATTGCAG tgGCTGCAATATTCACTGGTCTACAGCGCATTGACAGCTCCTCAAATCAGTGGCTGGCAAAAGTAATGGGAGGTTTTGTTGGATGGGAATTCCTGTTTTACTTGCTACaggattttaatttgtttttgaagagaaaaG gacgAACAGAAACGGTCATGGGCACG GTGAATTTGGAGATCATATTTCTGACTCTGTATTTCATCGGGAACTTAACATTTTTGATTGCTCTACTTGTTGGAATTGGTATGTCATGA